The Thermogemmatispora onikobensis genome has a window encoding:
- a CDS encoding L-rhamnose mutarotase, with product MQRIAFLMSVKPGYEEEYKRRHDEIWPEMVEALRRAGARNYSIFRHGTQLFAYLETDDFERMAKTLAQDPVNQRWQQRMADILTQEIDPQTQWPPLLPEMFHMD from the coding sequence ATGCAACGCATTGCCTTCTTGATGAGTGTGAAGCCCGGCTACGAGGAGGAATATAAGCGCCGCCACGACGAGATCTGGCCGGAGATGGTGGAGGCGCTGCGTCGCGCCGGCGCCCGCAACTACAGCATCTTCCGTCACGGGACTCAGCTCTTCGCTTACCTGGAAACGGACGATTTCGAGCGCATGGCCAAAACCCTGGCCCAGGACCCGGTTAATCAGCGCTGGCAGCAGCGGATGGCCGACATTCTGACCCAGGAGATCGATCCACAGACCCAGTGGCCGCCGCTACTACCTGAAATGTTTCATATGGATTAA